The DNA window CGGCCGGCCACCGCGCCACGACGCCCGCCTCCCGCGGGGCGACGTGTGGGCCCCGCGGGGCGACGTGTGGGTCCCGCACGGCGACGTGTGGGCCTGGCACGGCGACCAGTGGGACACGGTCGGCGACATGCTCGCCCCGTTCGGCGACGTCCGCGTCCCGCGGGGCGACCTCACCCACCCGCGGGGCACCGCCGAGGGCCCCGCGCGGCCACCGTTCTCCGTGTACGAGAACCGCGAGCCGTCCGGCGAGCAGGCGAACACCCGCGCGCGCGAGCGGTCCGGCCGCCCGTCGGCCGAGGCTCCGCGCAGCCCTGTCCGCACCGGCGTGGTACGGATGCCGCGGGCCCGCCCGCACGTCGTCCACAACCGCTCCCGGGTGCTCGGCAAGCAGGGCCGCGTGGACCTCACGCGCGTGCTGCCCCGCCAGGCGGCGATCCGCATGTCGCACGCGACGGCGGACGGCTGGCTCAGGAGCGCCGGGCTGCGCATGAGGTCGACCGGCAACTGCACCGACAAGCACCGCCACCACTGCACCTCGCTGGACAGGGTGCGGACCGGCACGGTCGCCCGGATCATCCAGCTCAAGCAGGAGAGCCGCTGCCCCATCCAGGTCACCGGCGGCACGGAGGACGGCCACGCGCCCGGCCAGTTCAGCCACGGCAACGGCTACAAGCTCGACATCAGCCACAACTCCTGCATCGACCGCTACATCACGACGAAACACAAGAAGTCGGGAGTGCGCGGCGACGGCGCCCGCCTCTACCGCTCGTCCTCGGGCACGACGTTCGCCGACGAGTCCGACCACTGGGACATCCTGTTCCGGTGACAGGACACCCGGACGGCAACGGACGTGGACGGCACGGAAGTGGACGGAAACGGACGTGGACGCCGCACCGGTCGTGCGACGCCCACCCCCGAAGTGCGACCGGCCCGGCTACAGCTCGCCCGCGACCAGCTCGGCGATCTCCGCCGCGTTGAGCGCGGCGCCCTTGCGCAGGTTGTCACCGCACACGAACAGGTCGAGCGTGTTGGGGAAGTCGATCGCCTGGCGGATGCGGCCGACGTAGGTCGGGTCGTTGCCCACCACGTCGAGCGGCGTCGGGTAGACGCCGTTGGCCGGGTCGTCCATGAGGACCACCGTCGGCGCCGCCTCCAGCACCCGGTGCGCGTCGGCGACCGTGATCGGGCGCTCGAAGCGCGCGTGCACGGCCAGCGAGTGCGTGGTGATCACCGGCACCCTGACGCAGGTCGCCGAGACCTTGAGGTCGGGGATGCCGAGGATCTTGCGGGACTCGTTGCGGAGCTTGAGCTCCTCGGAGGCCCAGCCGTCGTCCTTGAGCGAGCCGGCCCACGGCACCACGTTGAACGCGATCGGCGCCGGGAACGGCGAGTCCGCGGGCAGCTTGTTGGCCAGCGCCTTGCGCACGTCGCCGGCCGCCTGGCCGATCGCGCGGTCGCCGGCCAGCGCCTCGACCTCGTCGTACAGGCGGGCCGAGCCGGCCACGCCCGCGCCCGAGACCGCCTGGTAGGAGGCCACGACCAGCTCGGTCAGGGTGTACTCGGCGTGCAGCGCGCCCATCGCCGCCATCATCGACAGCGTCGTGCAGTTGGGCGTGGAGATGATGCCCCGCGGGCGCTCGCGCGCGTCGAGCGGGTTGACCTCGGGCACCACCAGCGGCACGTCGGGGTCCATCCGGAACGTGCCGGACTTGTCGATGGCGATCGCGCCGCGCTCGGCCGCGATCGGCACCCACACGGCCGACACCTCGTCGGGCACGTCGAAGATCGCGATGTCGATGCCGTCGAACACCTCGGGCGCGAGCGCCTGCACCACGACGTCCTCGCCACGCACCCTGAGCACCTTGCCGGCCGAGCGCGGGGAGGCGACGAGGCGGATCTCGCCCCAGATGTCCTCGCGCGTCGACACGATGTCACGCATGACGGTGCCCACGGCGCCGGTGGCGCCGATCAGCGCGAGATTGGGCCTGCTCATCGTCCAGTACCTCCGTACACCGTTGCTTCGACCTGGTCGGCGTCGAGGTCGAAGGCGCGGTGCGCGGCCGCCACGGCCGCGTCGACGCCGTCCTGCTCGACGACCACTGAGATGCGGATCTCGGACGTCGAGATCATCTCGATGTTGACCCCCGCGTCGGCGATGGCCGCGAAGAACGTCGCCGTGACGCCGGGGTGCGAGCGCATGCCCGCGCCGATCAGCGACACCTTCCCGATCTGGTCATCGAAGAGCAGCGACTCGAACCCGATGCGCTCCTGGATCTTCTTCAGCGCGCTCAGCGCCGTCTGGGCGTCGGCGGCGGGCAGCGTGAACGAGATGTCCGTACGGCCCGTGGCCGCGGCCGAGACGTTCTGCACGATCATGTCGATGTTGATCTCGGCGTCGGCCAGCGTTTTGAAGATGAAGGCAGCCTCACCGACCTTGTCGGGCACCCCGACAACAGTGATCTTGGCCTCGCTCCGGTCGTGCGCGACGCCGGAGATGATCGGCTGCTCCATCTCGGTTCCTTCGGTGTAAGGGTCGGAGACGACCCACGTCCCTTCCTTCGTGCTGAAAGAGCTCCGGACGTGGATCGGCAGGTCGAAGCGGCGGGCGTACTCGACGCACCGCAGGTGCAGGATCTTCGCGCCGCAGGCGGCCATCTCCATCATCTCGTCGTACGAGATCCTGGGGATCTTGCGGGCCGGGGGCACGATGCGGGGGTCGGCGGTGAAGATGCCGTCCACGTCGGTGTAGATCTCGCACACGTCGGCG is part of the Nonomuraea coxensis DSM 45129 genome and encodes:
- a CDS encoding aspartate kinase, whose product is MALVVQKYGGSSVADASCIKRVAQRIVATKKAGNDVVVIVSAMGDTTDELLDLAEQVSPLPPGRELDMLLTSGERISMALLAMAIANLGHEARSFTGSQAGVITDSTHGKARIIDVTPGRIQEAIAQGHIAIVAGFQGVSQNTKDITTLGRGGSDTTAVALAAALDADVCEIYTDVDGIFTADPRIVPPARKIPRISYDEMMEMAACGAKILHLRCVEYARRFDLPIHVRSSFSTKEGTWVVSDPYTEGTEMEQPIISGVAHDRSEAKITVVGVPDKVGEAAFIFKTLADAEINIDMIVQNVSAAATGRTDISFTLPAADAQTALSALKKIQERIGFESLLFDDQIGKVSLIGAGMRSHPGVTATFFAAIADAGVNIEMISTSEIRISVVVEQDGVDAAVAAAHRAFDLDADQVEATVYGGTGR
- a CDS encoding aspartate-semialdehyde dehydrogenase — its product is MSRPNLALIGATGAVGTVMRDIVSTREDIWGEIRLVASPRSAGKVLRVRGEDVVVQALAPEVFDGIDIAIFDVPDEVSAVWVPIAAERGAIAIDKSGTFRMDPDVPLVVPEVNPLDARERPRGIISTPNCTTLSMMAAMGALHAEYTLTELVVASYQAVSGAGVAGSARLYDEVEALAGDRAIGQAAGDVRKALANKLPADSPFPAPIAFNVVPWAGSLKDDGWASEELKLRNESRKILGIPDLKVSATCVRVPVITTHSLAVHARFERPITVADAHRVLEAAPTVVLMDDPANGVYPTPLDVVGNDPTYVGRIRQAIDFPNTLDLFVCGDNLRKGAALNAAEIAELVAGEL